The DNA region AGAAAGTCCAGTATTCAATAATGTAGTTAACAATAAAAAACATGTTAATCATATGCTTACTTCTTTGGATATAAAAAATGCTATTATATATAATGCCATATTAGAGCCTAAAAGAATAAACTATTATAGAAGATTAAAGAGAGAAACAAATAAATGAAATCTTTTGAAGAGTTAATATCTATAGTAAAAAAGCTTCGCGGGGAGAATGGTTGTGCTTGGGATAGGGTACAGACATTTGATAGTTTAATACCTTGTTTTTTAGAAGAGGCTTACGAGGTAGTTGAGGCTATTAATAATAAGGATTATGAGAATATAAAAGAAGAGCTTGGAGATATTTTGCTACATGTTGTATTTTTTTCTGAGCTTGCTAATGATGAAAATAAATTTAATATAGATGATGTTTGTAAGAATATTAATGAAAAACTTATAAGAAGACACCCGCATGTATTTGGGGATAGCAAAGTAAAAGATGTTAATGGCATATTAAAACAGTGGGAAGAGATAAAAAAAGAAGAGAAGAAAAATAATAATAAAAGTATATTAGACGGAATACCAAAATCTTTGCCTATAATGGAGAAATCATACAAGTTAATGAAAAAAGCTGCTAGCGTTGGTTTTGAGTATGAGAATATAGATGACTCTTTAGATAAGATAGAAGAAGAGCTTATAGAAGTTAAAGAGGCTTATAACGAAAAAGATAAAGAGCATTTGGAAGAAGAAATAGGCGATTTAATAATGACTGTTTTAGATTTTGCCCGTATGAATAAAATCAATCCTGTTAATTCATTATTAAGAGTAAATGAAAAGTTTAAAAGAAGATTTCAATATATAGAAGAAATGTCAAAAAAAAATGAATAAAAGCTTAGAGGACATGAGCTTAGAAGAGATGGATAATCTTTGGAATGAATATAAGGCTATAGAAAAAAAGAATAGTTAGTAAAAATATTTATTTACTTCTTTGACAATATTAAATTATATAATATAATACTTGTGTATTTAAAATATATTAGGAATATAGATGAATAAATATAATATAGGTCAAATATTTTTTATTACTTTTATCTTTTTATCAATATTTATAATGTATCAGCTTTTAAAACCATTTGGTATGGTGATATTTTTTGCTTTAGTTTTTTATGTTGTTTTATCACCATTATTCAAAAAGGCTATAGGTAAAAGTTATGGTAAAGAAGATAAAATATCTATGATTAAAAGGCATACTTTGGCTTTATTATTTTCTTTAACATCTTTAATTATATTTTTAGTTCCTACTAGTTTATTATTATATACTATAATAGTTCAGCTTATAGATATATCAAATATTGGTATAAAATATTTTATGAATTTAGATTTTAATTCTATTTTAAATAATGATAGATTAAGAGAATTATTATCAATGCTTCCTGTAGAAATATCGGCAGCAGAAATATTAAGAAGAATACAAGATAGTTTATTATCAAATTTAACTTCTGTTAGTTCATATTTAACTCAGAATGTGGCAGGCATATTAAAAGGAACAGGTAAGTTTGTAAGTTCATTTATATTTATGATGTTTTCTTTATTTTTCTTTTTTGTAGATGGAGAATATTTAAAGGAGCAAGTAAGTTCATTAATACCAATAGAAAAAAAATATTTAGATAGATTATTCAAACAAGCTTCTGAAGGTATAAGGGGAATAATATTTGGAAACTTATTTACAGGTATATTTCAAGGTGTTTGTGCTTTTATAGTTTATTCTATATTTGGTGTTACTAATTCTTTAACTTTTGCACTTCTTACAATTATAGCTTCATTTATGCCTATAATAGGTACTACTATTATTTGGATACCTCTTGGAGTGCTTTTTATAATTAATGGAGAAATTTTAAGAGCTATAATATTTTTAGTAGTTTCTTGGTTCTTTATTACTATACCAGACAACTTTGTTCGTCCTTTGCTTTTGGGAAATAGAATAGAGCTTCACCCATTGTTTATATTCTTTGCTATATTGGGTGGTGTTTTATTTTTCGGACTTTCTGGAATCATACTTGGTCCTTTAACTTTTATATTATTCTTTGAGATTATGAGAATGTATAATGAAGAGAGATTATTTTCTGATAAAGAAGAGAAAAAAAGAGCTGTCAATAATTCTGTTAGAATAAGAAGAGTTAATAGTTATAAAAGACATCATAGACAAAATAGACCAAATAGAAATAATATTTAAAGGTTTTGTTTTTATCAATGAAAATATTAATAATAGGAATGAACTATATTGGAGATACTATATTTATTACTCCAATTATAAGGGCTATAAAAAAACATTATGGTGGAAATTGCACTATTGATGTAATAAATGGAAGCAGAGGAATTGATATATTAAAAGAAAATCCATATATAAATAATATTATAGTTAGAGATGAGAATAATTTAGAGTTTATAAAAAAAGAAAATTATGATATAGGTTTTGCAGCAAATACATCATTTATTTCAGCATCTATTTTAAAAAAAGCTAATATACCAGTGAGAGTGGGTGTTAATAGTGAATGCAGAGGATTTTTACTTACACATAAAACTTCTTGGAAAAAACACAGTAGACATATTGTTGATACCATACTTTCAATTTTAAAACCTTTAAATATAAAAGATGATGGTTTTTACACAGAATTATTTTTAAGCAAAGAAGAAGAGGCATTTGGTTATAACAAAATGAAAGATTATAAAAATGCCCTAATCGTTCATGGTGGAGCTACACGCATAAGTAAAAGATATACTCATTTTGTAGAGTTAATTAAAGAGTTCAAAAAAGAGTTTAATGATGTGCCAGTAATTATTATAGGCTCTAAAGATGATGCATCTTTTGCAAACACCATGAAAGAAAATATTAATGATATAATAGATTTTACTGATAAACTTACAATAAGAGAGCTTATATCTGTAATAAAATATTCGTATGCTTTAATTGGAGGCGATAGTGCCCCTTTGCATATTGCAAATGCACTTGGAATATATTCTATAGGCATATTTGGAGATAC from Brachyspira pilosicoli P43/6/78 includes:
- the mazG gene encoding nucleoside triphosphate pyrophosphohydrolase; translated protein: MKSFEELISIVKKLRGENGCAWDRVQTFDSLIPCFLEEAYEVVEAINNKDYENIKEELGDILLHVVFFSELANDENKFNIDDVCKNINEKLIRRHPHVFGDSKVKDVNGILKQWEEIKKEEKKNNNKSILDGIPKSLPIMEKSYKLMKKAASVGFEYENIDDSLDKIEEELIEVKEAYNEKDKEHLEEEIGDLIMTVLDFARMNKINPVNSLLRVNEKFKRRFQYIEEMSKKNE
- a CDS encoding AI-2E family transporter, coding for MNKYNIGQIFFITFIFLSIFIMYQLLKPFGMVIFFALVFYVVLSPLFKKAIGKSYGKEDKISMIKRHTLALLFSLTSLIIFLVPTSLLLYTIIVQLIDISNIGIKYFMNLDFNSILNNDRLRELLSMLPVEISAAEILRRIQDSLLSNLTSVSSYLTQNVAGILKGTGKFVSSFIFMMFSLFFFFVDGEYLKEQVSSLIPIEKKYLDRLFKQASEGIRGIIFGNLFTGIFQGVCAFIVYSIFGVTNSLTFALLTIIASFMPIIGTTIIWIPLGVLFIINGEILRAIIFLVVSWFFITIPDNFVRPLLLGNRIELHPLFIFFAILGGVLFFGLSGIILGPLTFILFFEIMRMYNEERLFSDKEEKKRAVNNSVRIRRVNSYKRHHRQNRPNRNNI
- a CDS encoding glycosyltransferase family 9 protein; amino-acid sequence: MKILIIGMNYIGDTIFITPIIRAIKKHYGGNCTIDVINGSRGIDILKENPYINNIIVRDENNLEFIKKENYDIGFAANTSFISASILKKANIPVRVGVNSECRGFLLTHKTSWKKHSRHIVDTILSILKPLNIKDDGFYTELFLSKEEEAFGYNKMKDYKNALIVHGGATRISKRYTHFVELIKEFKKEFNDVPVIIIGSKDDASFANTMKENINDIIDFTDKLTIRELISVIKYSYALIGGDSAPLHIANALGIYSIGIFGDTLPLIYGVRGDKAFNIEAREKYCNKIKSFHCEYIKRGCKTIDCLNKLDYRDILPYLVSIYKKL